From Salvia splendens isolate huo1 chromosome 3, SspV2, whole genome shotgun sequence, a single genomic window includes:
- the LOC121795635 gene encoding protein BREAST CANCER SUSCEPTIBILITY 2 homolog B-like — protein MSTWQIFPDDRNDFLWENAVQQLRLEEFSPAVAEDSRRFPSMADLLLLGSSKLLENGKSYVEEQPTFRTGLGKSVELKQSSIARARSVLGELDYTLIDSGHLDGREKGSACFRPISNMNSIESAVMSKSVFHSASKNDVHMKNSMFQTGLGKTVSISSAGLHRAKALLGLDGNCDQEQRQKQSISSELLSSDNPSHLDTQKLSKLNFSSSTKAGAYPRVKSSTHPNESMNFPECMTAASELPQVKFQTAVGRSISVSSDALQRAKSLLGNLEVDSFLNEASTANPLFSVIDGKPSCLSNQKDDFTSPFLHHQAIKNGGQPLRKFSSPPSSSSYKRNSFGKSERLQPGNNLIAQFDAEAEGNSCKRHYNGFTVDRKPPKKKSCSNMDGLEFAILPKSDPSKVTFNTALVDISNTMNIDNKQYSGEKKRLRGISSVSPFKKPRSSFVTPLKKTNLSDTNVLSRPAPKESPCKQRVSLRYPSQRLRVYLKEYFSQPPLQEKLGNLPEYVKSMNPIAAESFTIRNETSSECIGPEAFYTMLLQSGASIQHMTKEWVTNHYKWIIWKLTSYERSYAEKFSGKLLTVSSVLEELLYRYEREVNHGHRSLIKKMLDGDVPPSSMMVLCISSVCEDHDPQCGNQSVPQEGGYVNASRIELTDGWYAVKALLDEQLSQKLASKKLFLGQKIRIWGAKLCGWLGPVSPFQASSTTSLLLHINGTYRCHWAERLGLCKRAGDPLSFRCIKGNGGVVPSTLVRVTRTYPVLYRERLSNGSFVVRSERLEAKALQSFNQRRDLVAEGIMSSFQRETEFDVGDDHEREEGAKLMKLLETAAEPEVLMAGMSSKELAAFASYKAKLEAMRLSEIQKTIEKAVQDAGLGERETTPFLRLKVVSLMKKGQQECSPLKGLVTIWNPTQKQTLELQEGQAYAVGGLVPSSSDSGILYLQTRGSTSGWLPLSPRIIEQFESFFVPRSSTTISCLGGVPLSSEFDMVALVVYVGEVYRQGHLQKQWVFVTDESAAELFLEGSPDVLLAINFCLPYVEFDSSVPMNSSVSGSVVGFSNLTKRKRDQVNGLWVAEATENSDYFLSYDNGVRRHLKDAAASVAKWATPPNPIIEKLKERVLSIIRNPKHRC, from the exons ATGTCGACGTGGCAGATATTTCCCGACGACCGAAACGATTTCCTCTGGGAAAACGCCGTTCAACAGCTCCGATTGGAAGAATTCTCTCCCGCTGTGGCTGAAGACTCTCGTCGCTTCCCTTCCATGGCGGATCTATTGCTTCTAG GTTCTTCGAAGTTATTGGAGAATGGGAAGAGCTATGTGGAGGAGCAACCGACTTTTCGAACGGGGTTGGGGAAATCTGTGGAGTTGAAGCAGTCGTCAATCGCCAGAGCACGTTCTGTTCTTGGTGAACTGGATTACACGTTGATTGATTCTG GCCACTTGGATGGGAGAGAAAAGGGATCTGCTTGTTTTAGACCAATATCTAACATGAACTCGATAGAATCAGCTGTTATGTCAAAGTCTGTGTTTCATAGTGCATCAAAAAATGATGTTCATATGAAAAATTCCATGTTTCAGACGGGATTAGGAAAAACAGTCAGCATATCGTCTGCTGGCTTACATAGGGCAAAAGCTCTGTTAGGCCTAGATGGAAATTGTGATCAAGAACAGAGACAGAAACAATCAATTTCTTCTGAGCTCCTTTCTTCAGACAATCCATCTCATTTGGACACCCAGAAACTGAGTAAATTGAATTTCAGTAGTTCCACCAAGGCAGGGGCATATCCTAGAGTGAAGTCTAGTACTCATCCAAATGAATCCATGAATTTTCCGGAATGCATGACTGCTGCTTCTGAACTTCCACAAGTCAAATTTCAAACTGCTGTGGGAAGATCCATATCAGTTTCCAGTGATGCATTGCAACGAGCTAAAAGCTTGCTAGGAAACCTTGAGGTTGATTCATTTTTAAATGAAGCAAGCACAGCCAATCCACTGTTCTCAGTAATTGATGGGAAACCAAGTTGTTTATCTAATCAAAAAGATGACTTTACTTCACCATTTCTGCACCACCAAGCAATAAAAAATGGTGGTCAGCCCTTGAGAAAATTTTCATCCCCCCCTAGTTCAAGTTCGTACAAGAGAAACTCATTTGGTAAGTCTGAGAGGCTACAACCAGGGAATAACTTGATTGCACAGTTTGATGCGGAGGCAGAAGGCAACTCTTGTAAAAGGCATTATAATGGATTTACTGTAGACAGAAAGCCCCCTAAGAAAAAATCATGCTCAAACATGGATGGTTTGGAATTTGCAATTCTGCCAAAGAGTGATCCCTCAAAGGTGACATTCAATACAGCTTTGGTGGATATATCAAATACTATGAATATAGATAATAAGCAATATTCTGGAGAGAAGAAAAGACTTCGAGGGATTAGTTCTGTTTCTCCATTCAAGAAGCCTCGCAGTTCATTTGTCACCCCGTTAAAGAAAACTAACTTGTCAGATACTAATG TTTTGTCTAGGCCGGCACCAAAAGAGTCCCCATGCAAACAAAGGGTTTCCTTGAGATACCCTTCTCAGCGTTTGCGGGTTTATCTTAAAGAGTACTTTTCACAGCCTCCACTGCAAGAAAAG TTGGGTAACTTGCCAGAATATGTGAAGAGTATGAACCCAATTGCTGCTGAAAGTTTTACAATACGGAATGAAACATCTTCAGAATGTATTGGGCCGGAGGCTTTCTACACAATGCTATTGCAGTCAGGAGCTTCTATCCAACACATGACCAAAGA GTGGGTCACAAATCACTATAAGTGGATCATATGGAAATTGACCTCTTATGAAAGAAGCTATGCTGAAAAGTTTTCTGGAAAACTGTTGACCGTCTCTAGTGTGCTTGAGGAATTACTGTACAG GTATGAAAGAGAAGTAAATCACGGACATAGATCCTTAATCAAAAAAATGTTAGATGGTGATGTACCACCTTCTTCAATGATGGTACTTTGCATTTCCTCTGTCTGTGAAGATCACGACCCACAGTGTGGAAATCAGTCTGTTCCCCAGGAAGGTGGCTATGTTAATGCGTCCAGAATAGAGTTGACTGATGGATG GTATGCCGTGAAAGCTCTGTTGGATGAACAGCTATCCCAGAAACTTGCTTCAAAGAAATTGTTTCTGGGCCAGAAGATCAGG ATATGGGGAGCCAAACTGTGTGGGTGGCTTGGGCCTGTTTCACCCTTTCAG GCATCATCGACTACAAGTTTGTTAttgcacataaatggtacttaCAGATGTCATTGGGCTGAAAGATTAGGACTAT GCAAGCGTGCTGGTGATCCATTGTCATTCAGATGCATCAAGGGAAATGGAGGGGTAGTCCCCAGCACTTTGGTGAGGGTCACAAGGACCTATCCAGTTCTTTATAGGGAGAG GTTGAGTAATGGAAGTTTTGTTGTGAGGTCTGAGAGGTTGGAGGCTAAAGCTCTGCAGTCATTCAACCAGAG GCGTGATCTTGTTGCTGAAGGAATAATGTCCTCGTTTCAAAGGGAAACAGAATTTGATGTTGGGGATGACCATGAACGTGAAGAGGGGGCCAAACTTATGAAGTTACTTGAGACTGCTGCTGAGCCAGAGGTTCTCATGGCTGGGATGAGCTCAAAAGAACTAGCTGCTTTTGCTTCTTACAAAGCTAAGCTGGAG GCAATGAGGCTGTCAGAAATCCAAAAAACGATTGAGAAAGCTGTGCAGGATGCTGGGCTTGGGGAGAGAGAGACCACTCCATTTTTGCGTCTTAAAGTGGTCAGTTTGATGAAAAAGGGTCAACAAGAGTGCAGTCCACTGAAAGGCTTGGTTACTATATGGAATCCAACTCAGAAACAG ACACTGGAGCTGCAAGAAGGGCAGGCATATGCTGTTGGAGGTCTTGTACCATCTAGCTCCGATTCAGGCATCCTTTACTTACAAACAAGAGGGTCAACTAGTGGTTGGTTACCATTGTCCCCCAGGATAATTGAACAGTTTGA GTCATTTTTCGTCCCACGTTCATCAACTACAATATCATGTTTGGGAGGAGTTCCTCTCTCCAG CGAGTTTGACATGGTGGCTCTCGTTGTGTATGTGGGAGAGGTGTATAGACAAGGTCACCTGCAAAAGCAGTGGGTATTTGTGACTGATGAATCTGCAGCTGAGCTTTTCTTGGAGGGATCACCAGATGTACTACTGGCCATCAACTTTTGCTTACCCTACGTTGAATTTGATTCATCTGTGCCAATGAACTCCAGTGTTTCTGGATCCGTG GTGGGATTCTCTAATCTTACAAAGAGAAAAAGAGATCAAGTAAATGGCTTGTGGGTTGCTGAAGCTACAGAAAATTCAGATTATTTTCTTAGTTATGATAATGGAGTTCGCAGGCATCTAAAAGATGCTGCTGCCTCAGTCGCAAAGTGGGCAACTCCCCCGAACCCG ATAATCGAGAAGCTCAAGGAAAGAGTTCTTTCCATAATCAGAAATCCAAAACATAGATGCTGA